In bacterium, the genomic window GTCCCGTGGACAGGCGCTTGTAGCAGAGCCAGAAACCCTGGCCGTCGTAGACCAGAATCTTCACCGCCGTGGCCTTGCGGTTGCGGAACACGAACAGGCAGCCGGAGAACGGATCGTGAGCCAGCTCCTCGCGAGCCAGCTTCGCCAGGCCATCGATGCCCTTGCGGAAGTCCGCTGGCTCGACGGCCACCAGCACCCGCATCTGCGGCGCCACCTGAATCATCGCGCCACGCTCCACAAAGCCTGAGCCAGCGTCTGGCAGTGCGCCGCGGCCGAACCTCTCAATTCGACCCGCAGACGAGCCCCCTGTGCGTCCTCCATCTCGAGGACGCAATCCGGCGCCGACGCGAACAGCGGGATCTCCAGGAACTCTCTGCCGGGCCCGGCAGCGGGCTCCGACTCCCAGAGCTCTGCGGTCGACTCCAGGCGCTTCTTCAGCCCGTAGTAGTCCAGGCCCAGTGCCTGGGCCGTCCTTGACACACCGTGCTCTCCAGCGGCCTCGGCCGCCGCTCGCCACAGCGCCTCGGGGATACGG contains:
- the tnpB gene encoding IS66 family insertion sequence element accessory protein TnpB, with protein sequence MIQVAPQMRVLVAVEPADFRKGIDGLAKLAREELAHDPFSGCLFVFRNRKATAVKILVYDGQGFWLCYKRLSTGRFRFWPAGKKLRALEAHELQVLLSAGDFEAAAAAPPWRRLHTGL